The Streptomyces sp. SS1-1 genome has a segment encoding these proteins:
- the prfA gene encoding peptide chain release factor 1 yields the protein MFEAVEELVAEHADLETRLADPSVHSDQANARKLNKRYAELTPIVATYRSWRQTGDDIGTARELAAEDPEFAAEVKELEQRREELTEKLRLLLVPRDPSDDKDVILEIKAGAGGDESALFAGDLLRMYLRYAERVGWKTEIIDATESELGGYKDVQVAVKTKGGQGATEPGQGVWARLKYEGGVHRVQRVPATESQGRIHTSAAGVLVTPEAEEIDVEINPNDLRIDVYRSSGPGGQSVNTTDSAVRITHLPTGVVASCQNEKSQLQNKEQAMRILRSRLLAAAQEEAEKEAADARRSQVRTVDRSEKIRTYNFPENRISDHRVGFKAYNLDQVLDGDLDAVIQACVDADSAAKLAAA from the coding sequence ATGTTCGAGGCCGTCGAGGAACTGGTCGCTGAGCACGCCGACCTGGAGACGAGGCTCGCCGACCCCTCGGTCCACTCCGACCAGGCGAACGCGCGCAAGCTGAACAAGCGCTACGCCGAGCTCACCCCGATCGTCGCCACGTACCGGTCCTGGCGGCAGACGGGCGACGACATCGGGACGGCCCGCGAACTCGCCGCGGAGGACCCCGAGTTCGCCGCCGAGGTCAAGGAACTGGAACAGCGGCGCGAGGAGCTCACCGAGAAGCTCCGCCTGCTGCTCGTCCCCCGCGACCCGAGCGACGACAAGGACGTCATCCTGGAGATCAAGGCGGGCGCCGGCGGCGACGAGTCCGCGCTCTTCGCGGGCGACCTGCTGCGCATGTACCTGCGCTACGCCGAGCGCGTCGGCTGGAAGACCGAGATCATCGACGCCACCGAGTCCGAGCTCGGCGGCTACAAGGACGTCCAGGTCGCGGTGAAGACCAAGGGCGGCCAGGGCGCCACCGAGCCCGGCCAGGGTGTCTGGGCCCGGCTGAAGTACGAGGGCGGCGTGCACCGCGTGCAGCGTGTGCCGGCGACCGAGTCCCAGGGCCGTATCCACACCTCCGCGGCCGGTGTGCTGGTCACGCCCGAGGCCGAGGAGATCGACGTCGAGATCAACCCCAACGATCTGCGCATCGACGTCTACCGGTCGTCCGGCCCCGGCGGCCAGTCGGTCAACACCACCGACTCCGCGGTGCGCATCACGCACCTGCCGACCGGAGTCGTGGCCTCCTGCCAGAACGAGAAGAGCCAGCTGCAGAACAAGGAGCAGGCGATGCGTATCCTGCGCTCCAGGCTGCTCGCCGCGGCGCAGGAGGAGGCCGAGAAGGAGGCCGCCGACGCGCGCCGCAGCCAGGTGCGCACCGTCGACCGCTCCGAGAAGATCCGCACCTACAACTTCCCGGAGAACCGCATCTCGGACCACCGGGTGGGCTTCAAGGCCTACAACCTGGACCAGGTCCTGGACGGCGACCTCGACGCCGTGATCCAGGCCTGCGTCGACGCGGACTCGGCGGCCAAGCTGGCAGCCGCGTAA
- a CDS encoding L-threonylcarbamoyladenylate synthase: MARRYDTNDATDRTTGLREAASAVRRGELVVLPTDTVYGIGADAFTKEAVGDLLEAKGRGRNMPTPVLIGSPNTLHGLVTDFSELAWELVDAFWPGALTLVARHQPSLQWDLGDTRGTVAVRMPLHPVAIELLTEVGPMAVSSANLTGHPAPENCDAAQDMLGDSVSVYLDGGPTPGNVPSSIVDVTREVPLLLRAGAISAEELRKVVPDLEVAN, translated from the coding sequence ATGGCACGGCGATACGACACCAACGACGCGACCGACCGTACGACGGGTCTGCGTGAGGCCGCGTCCGCTGTCCGCCGAGGCGAGCTCGTGGTCCTCCCGACCGACACGGTGTACGGCATCGGCGCCGACGCGTTCACCAAGGAGGCCGTCGGCGACCTGCTGGAGGCCAAGGGGCGCGGCCGGAACATGCCGACCCCCGTCCTGATCGGCTCCCCGAACACGCTCCACGGCCTCGTCACCGACTTCTCCGAGCTGGCCTGGGAGCTGGTCGACGCGTTCTGGCCGGGCGCGCTGACGCTCGTCGCCCGGCACCAGCCGTCCCTGCAGTGGGACCTCGGTGACACCCGGGGCACGGTCGCCGTGCGCATGCCGCTGCACCCCGTCGCCATCGAGCTGCTGACCGAGGTCGGCCCCATGGCCGTGTCCTCCGCGAACCTCACCGGGCACCCGGCGCCGGAGAACTGCGACGCCGCGCAGGACATGCTCGGCGACTCGGTCTCCGTCTACCTCGACGGCGGCCCCACCCCGGGCAACGTGCCGTCCTCCATCGTCGACGTCACCCGTGAGGTGCCGCTGCTGCTCCGCGCGGGCGCCATCTCGGCGGAGGAGCTGCGGAAGGTCGTACCCGACCTCGAGGTGGCCAATTGA
- a CDS encoding MraY family glycosyltransferase, with translation MREYLLTLCVTAAVTYLLTGPVRKFAIVAGAMPEIRARDVHREPTPRLGGIAMFFGLCAGLLVADHLTNLSAVFEKSNEPRALLSGAALIWLIGVLDDKFEIDALIKLGGQVIAAGVMVMQGLTILWLPIPKVGTVALTQWQGTLLTVALVVITINAVNFVDGLDGLAAGMVCIAAAAFFMYAYRIWYSYGIEAAAPATLFSAILMGMCLGFLPHNMHPARIFMGDSGSMLIGLVLAAGAISVTGQVDPDNLFGGSERSAVHQMVPLYIPLLMPLTIIAIPAADLILAIVRRTWRGQSPFAADRGHLHHRLLEIGHSHSRAVLIMYFWSALIAFGALAYSVNSASMWIVLGVVFLSAIGLVLLLLPRFTPRTPRWAEHFVPPRYRRRRSVSRSADATTPPPALTEDPELRTPVAAGATAANGATALGSRSRTR, from the coding sequence GTGCGTGAATACCTGCTGACGCTCTGTGTCACGGCCGCGGTGACGTATCTGCTGACAGGGCCGGTGCGGAAGTTCGCGATCGTGGCGGGGGCGATGCCGGAGATCCGGGCGCGCGACGTGCACCGGGAACCCACTCCGCGGCTCGGCGGGATCGCGATGTTCTTCGGCCTGTGCGCCGGACTGCTGGTCGCGGACCATCTCACGAACCTCAGCGCGGTCTTCGAGAAGTCCAACGAGCCCCGGGCGCTGCTCTCCGGGGCGGCGCTGATCTGGCTGATCGGCGTCCTGGACGACAAGTTCGAGATCGACGCCCTGATCAAGCTGGGCGGCCAGGTGATCGCCGCGGGTGTGATGGTCATGCAGGGTCTGACCATCCTGTGGCTGCCCATCCCCAAGGTCGGCACGGTCGCGCTGACCCAGTGGCAGGGCACGCTGCTGACGGTCGCGCTGGTCGTAATCACCATCAACGCGGTCAACTTCGTGGACGGCCTCGACGGACTCGCGGCCGGCATGGTGTGCATCGCGGCGGCGGCGTTCTTCATGTACGCCTACCGCATCTGGTACTCGTACGGCATCGAGGCGGCGGCGCCCGCGACGCTCTTCTCGGCCATCCTCATGGGCATGTGCCTGGGCTTCCTGCCGCACAACATGCACCCGGCGCGGATCTTCATGGGCGACTCGGGCTCGATGCTGATCGGGCTCGTCCTGGCGGCTGGCGCCATCTCCGTCACCGGCCAGGTCGACCCGGACAACCTCTTCGGCGGGTCCGAGCGCAGCGCGGTGCACCAGATGGTGCCCCTGTACATCCCGCTGCTGATGCCGCTCACGATCATCGCGATCCCGGCCGCCGACCTGATCCTGGCGATCGTGCGCCGCACCTGGCGCGGCCAGTCGCCGTTCGCCGCGGACCGGGGGCATCTGCACCACCGGCTGCTGGAGATCGGCCACTCCCACAGCCGCGCGGTGCTGATCATGTACTTCTGGTCGGCCCTGATCGCCTTCGGCGCGCTCGCCTACTCGGTCAACTCGGCGTCCATGTGGATCGTCCTCGGCGTGGTCTTCCTCAGCGCCATCGGCCTGGTCCTCCTGCTCCTCCCACGCTTCACCCCGCGCACCCCGCGCTGGGCGGAACACTTCGTGCCGCCGCGCTACCGCAGGCGCCGGTCCGTGAGCCGTTCCGCGGACGCGACCACCCCGCCGCCGGCCCTGACCGAGGACCCGGAACTCCGCACTCCGGTCGCTGCGGGAGCCAC
- the rpmE gene encoding 50S ribosomal protein L31, with product MKREIHPEYVETQVSCTCGASFTTRSTISSGTIRAEVCSECHPFYTGKQKILDTGGRVARFEARFGKAAAGSKK from the coding sequence TTGAAGCGCGAGATCCACCCCGAGTACGTCGAGACGCAGGTCAGCTGCACCTGTGGCGCCTCGTTCACCACCCGCAGCACGATCTCCAGCGGCACCATCCGCGCCGAGGTCTGCTCCGAGTGCCACCCGTTCTACACGGGCAAGCAGAAGATCCTCGACACCGGTGGCCGTGTGGCCCGCTTCGAGGCCCGCTTCGGCAAGGCTGCCGCCGGCTCCAAGAAGTAG
- the glyA gene encoding serine hydroxymethyltransferase, protein MSVTHTLEADVLRRQDPQLADILHGELDRQSTTLQLIAAENFTSPAVLAALGSPLANKYAEGYPGSRYHGGCEMADVAERLAVERAKDLFGAEHANVQPHSGSSAVLAAYAVLLRPGDTVLALGLPYGGHLTHGSPANFSGRWFDFVPYGVDAETGLIDHDQVRTLARTHRPKAIVCGSIAYPRHIDHAFFREVADEVGAYLIADAAHPIGLVAGGAAPSPVPYADIVCATTHKVLRGPRGGMLLCGADLAERVDRAVFPFTQGGAQMHTVAAKAVAFGEAATPAFAAYAHQVVANARTLAAGLAAQGLVVTTGGTDTHLITADPTPLGVDGREARSRLAAAGVVLDCCALPHGDVRGLRLGTAAVTTQGMGEREMTRVAALIAGVLRGDDERHTAREEVRELTAGFPPYPR, encoded by the coding sequence ATGTCGGTCACCCACACCCTCGAGGCCGATGTCCTGCGGCGGCAGGACCCCCAGCTCGCCGACATCCTGCACGGCGAGCTCGACCGGCAGTCCACGACGCTCCAGCTGATCGCCGCCGAGAACTTCACGTCCCCGGCCGTGCTGGCGGCCCTCGGCTCACCTCTGGCCAACAAGTACGCGGAGGGGTATCCGGGCAGCCGGTACCACGGCGGGTGCGAGATGGCCGACGTGGCCGAGCGGCTCGCCGTGGAGCGCGCCAAGGACCTCTTCGGCGCCGAGCACGCCAACGTGCAGCCGCACTCCGGGTCCTCCGCCGTGCTCGCCGCCTACGCGGTCCTGCTGCGGCCCGGCGACACCGTCCTCGCGCTCGGCCTGCCGTACGGCGGGCACCTCACGCACGGCTCGCCCGCCAACTTCTCCGGCCGCTGGTTCGACTTCGTCCCGTACGGCGTCGACGCGGAGACCGGGCTCATCGACCACGACCAGGTGCGCACGCTCGCCCGCACCCACCGGCCCAAGGCGATCGTGTGCGGCTCCATCGCCTACCCCCGCCACATCGACCACGCCTTCTTCCGCGAGGTCGCCGACGAGGTCGGGGCGTACCTCATCGCCGACGCCGCCCACCCCATCGGGCTGGTGGCCGGGGGAGCGGCGCCCAGCCCGGTGCCGTACGCCGACATCGTGTGCGCGACGACCCACAAGGTGCTGCGGGGCCCGCGCGGCGGCATGCTCCTGTGCGGGGCGGACCTCGCCGAGCGCGTCGACCGGGCGGTGTTCCCGTTCACGCAGGGCGGCGCCCAGATGCACACCGTCGCCGCGAAGGCCGTGGCGTTCGGGGAGGCCGCCACCCCGGCGTTCGCCGCGTACGCGCACCAGGTCGTCGCCAACGCGCGCACGCTCGCCGCCGGCCTGGCCGCGCAGGGGCTGGTGGTCACCACGGGCGGTACGGACACGCACCTCATCACCGCCGACCCGACCCCCCTCGGCGTCGACGGCCGCGAGGCCCGCTCCCGGCTCGCGGCGGCCGGCGTGGTCCTGGACTGCTGCGCGCTGCCGCACGGCGACGTCCGGGGCCTGCGCCTCGGCACGGCGGCCGTCACGACGCAGGGCATGGGCGAGCGGGAGATGACGCGGGTGGCGGCGCTGATCGCGGGCGTGCTGCGCGGGGACGACGAACGTCACACGGCGCGTGAGGAGGTCCGGGAGCTGACCGCCGGATTCCCGCCCTATCCCCGGTGA
- the prmC gene encoding peptide chain release factor N(5)-glutamine methyltransferase → MLLAEVAQATQRLADAGVPSPRNDAEELAAFVHGVKRGELHSVKDADFDARYWEVIARREQREPLQHITGRAYFRYLELHVGPGVFVPRPETESVVGWAIDAVRAMDVVEPCIVDLCTGSGAIALALAQEVPRSRVHAVELSEDALRWTRKNVEGSRVELRQGDALDAFRDLDGQVDLVISNPPYIPLTEWEYVAPEARDYDPELALFSGEDGLDLIRGIERTAHRLLRPGGVVVIEHADTQGGQVPWIFTEERGWADAADHPDLNNRPRFATARKALP, encoded by the coding sequence GTGCTGCTCGCGGAGGTGGCCCAGGCCACCCAGCGGCTGGCCGACGCCGGCGTGCCCTCGCCGCGCAACGACGCCGAGGAGCTCGCCGCGTTCGTGCACGGCGTGAAGCGCGGCGAGCTGCACTCCGTGAAGGACGCCGACTTCGACGCCCGCTACTGGGAGGTCATCGCCCGGCGCGAGCAGCGTGAGCCGCTCCAGCACATCACCGGACGGGCCTACTTCCGCTACCTCGAACTCCACGTCGGGCCCGGGGTGTTCGTGCCCCGGCCCGAGACCGAGTCCGTCGTCGGCTGGGCCATAGACGCGGTCCGCGCGATGGACGTCGTCGAGCCCTGCATCGTCGACCTGTGCACCGGCTCCGGCGCCATCGCGCTCGCCCTCGCCCAGGAGGTCCCGCGCTCCCGCGTGCACGCCGTGGAACTGTCCGAGGACGCCCTGCGCTGGACCCGGAAGAACGTCGAGGGGTCCAGGGTCGAGCTGCGGCAGGGCGACGCCCTGGACGCCTTCCGCGACCTCGACGGCCAGGTGGACCTCGTCATCTCCAACCCGCCGTACATCCCGCTCACCGAGTGGGAGTACGTCGCCCCCGAGGCCCGGGACTACGACCCCGAGCTCGCCCTGTTCTCCGGTGAGGACGGCCTGGACCTCATCCGGGGCATCGAGCGCACCGCGCACCGCCTGCTGCGGCCCGGCGGCGTCGTCGTCATCGAGCACGCCGACACCCAGGGCGGCCAGGTGCCGTGGATCTTCACCGAGGAGCGGGGCTGGGCCGACGCGGCCGACCACCCCGACCTGAACAACCGCCCCCGGTTCGCGACGGCCCGCAAGGCGCTGCCGTGA
- a CDS encoding protein-tyrosine-phosphatase: MRGIGNGESAAEITTTFVGLPRDSFRILHVSTGNVCRSPITERLTRHFVQQRLGVLGRSLVVESAGTWGHEGAPMEANAETVLADFGADAHGFTGRELLDEHVIRADLVLTATRDHRAQVISMGHSAGLRTFTLKEFTRLVRAIDPATLPPLEDGVVQRARALVRAAAALRGWLLAPTAEADEVYDPYGAPLTFFRSVGEEIHEALDPVVTALTGVPARA; this comes from the coding sequence ATGCGTGGCATAGGCAACGGGGAGAGCGCGGCGGAGATCACGACGACCTTCGTGGGTCTGCCGCGTGACAGCTTCCGCATCCTCCACGTCAGCACCGGCAACGTGTGCCGCTCACCGATCACCGAGCGGCTGACCCGTCATTTCGTGCAGCAGCGGCTCGGCGTGCTGGGCCGCTCCCTCGTCGTGGAGAGCGCCGGCACCTGGGGCCACGAGGGCGCGCCCATGGAGGCCAACGCCGAGACGGTCCTGGCCGACTTCGGCGCGGACGCCCACGGCTTCACCGGCCGGGAGCTCCTCGACGAGCACGTCATCAGGGCCGACCTGGTCCTGACGGCGACCCGCGACCACCGCGCCCAGGTCATCTCCATGGGCCACTCGGCGGGCCTGCGCACCTTCACGCTGAAGGAGTTCACCCGCCTGGTCCGCGCCATAGACCCGGCCACGCTGCCCCCGCTGGAGGACGGCGTGGTCCAGCGCGCGCGTGCCCTGGTGCGCGCCGCGGCGGCTCTACGCGGGTGGCTGCTGGCACCGACGGCGGAGGCGGACGAGGTGTACGACCCGTACGGGGCACCGCTGACGTTCTTCCGCTCGGTGGGCGAGGAGATACACGAGGCGCTGGATCCGGTGGTGACCGCGCTGACGGGGGTGCCCGCGAGGGCCTAA